A genomic region of Oncorhynchus mykiss isolate Arlee chromosome 4, USDA_OmykA_1.1, whole genome shotgun sequence contains the following coding sequences:
- the LOC110521071 gene encoding fermitin family homolog 1, whose amino-acid sequence MINTAEYGNTSWELSVQVDQRDGDEGMRFKLRVKGDLHIGGLMLKLVEKIKAPQDWSDHALWWEQRSCWLLKTHWTLDKYGVQADADLRYTPQHKPLCLQLPNMKTVKLTVSYSAVVFKTVAEICRALNIRRPEELSLLKPPDNLPKKKKMKKDKNPALEDILDMDIFNGGSGGTGSPLYSKTMVPTYDPENGTPASATSLWFGDNPLTSSQPNLPPEELAKMYQQLSMVDKAIINAGWLDSSRSLMEQGIGEHDRLQLRFKYHCFFDLNPKYDAVRITQLYEQARWSILLEEINCTEEEMLMFASLQYHICKMTISTEPLDFSNEPEIDEVEAALSNLEVTLGGKTDRILEDITDVPKLADSLKLFRPKRLALRSYKEYWFVFKDTTISYYKNKETASGEPIEQLHLRGCEVVPDVNVTDKKFGIKLLLPVADGMSEVYIRCDNETQYAKWKAACTLASKGKTMAYSSYRSEVKNIQSFLQMKSLAPPPGQSAPDLDAMEMNAECFVSPRYTKRYKPKQLTARILEAHQNIASLSLNEAKMRFIHAWQSLAEFGIKYYIVRFRGSKKDELMGISYNRLVRIDMSTGLPVTTWRFANMKQWNVNWEIRQVAIEFDQNVSIAFSCVSCDCKVVHEYIGGYIFLSTRSKDQNETLDEELFHKLTGGQE is encoded by the exons ATGATAAACACGGCAGAGTATGGCAACACGTCGTGGGAGCTGTCAGTCCAGGTAGACCAGAGAGATGGAGACGAGGGCATGAGGTTTAAACTCAGAGTCAAGGGAGACCTGCACATTGGAGGACTCATGCTCAAACTGGTGGAGAAGATCA AGGCCCCTCAGGACTGGTCAGACCATGCTCTGTGGTGGGAGCAGAGGAGCTGTTGGCTGCTGAAGACCCACTGGACCCTGGACAAGTACGGTGTCCAGGCAGACGCTGACCTGCGATACACTCCCCAGCACAAACCCCTGTGCCTGCAGCTGCCCAACATGAAGACGGTCAAACTCACCGTCAGCTACTCTGCCGTCGTCTTCAAGACCGTCGCTGAGATCTGCAGAGCACTCA ACATCAGGAGGCCAGAGGAGCTGTCCCTGCTGAAGCCTCCAGATAACCTgcccaagaagaagaagatgaagaaagACAAGAATCCAGCGCTGGAAGACATCTTAGATATGGACATCTTCAATGGAGGCTCTGGGGGAACGG GCAGTCCCTTGTACAGTAAGACCATGGTGCCCACCTATGACCCAGAGAATGGGACTCCAGCCTCGGCCACCAGCTTATGGTTTGGGGACAACCCCCTGACCTCCAGCCAGCCCAACCTGCCCCCTGAAGAGCTGGCCAAGATGTACCAGCAGTTGTCCATGGTGGACAAAGCCATCATCAACGCAGG GTGGTTGGACTCCTCCCGCTCCTTGATGGAACAGGGCATCGGAGAACATGACAGACTCCAGCTACGCTTCAAATACCACTGCTTCTTCGACCTCAACCCAAAG TATGATGCTGTGAGGATAACCCAGCTGTATGAGCAGGCTCGCTGGTCCATCCTACTGGAGGAGATCAACTGCACTGAGGAGGAGATGCTCATGTTCGCCtccttacag TATCACATATGTAAGATGACCATTTCCACGGAACCTCTGGACTTTTCCAATGAACCGGAGATAGATGAAGTAGAGGCTGCCTTATCCAATCTAGAGGTCACACTTGGAGGAAAAACAGACAGAATATTG GAAGACATCACAGACGTTCCAAAGCTGGCAGACTCCCTTAAGCTGTTCAG GCCTAAAAGGCTGGCATTGCGTTCATATAAGGAGTACTGGTTCGTGTTTAAAGACACCACCATCTCCTACTACAAGAACAAAGAGACAGCTAGTGGAGAGCCGATAGAACAGCTGCATCTCCGAGGATGTGAGGTGGTCCCTGACGTCAATGTGACGGACAAGAAGTTTGGCATCAAGCTGCTGCTCCCAGTGGCTGATGGGATGAGCGAGGTCTACATCCGCTGTGACAAC GAGACGCAGTATGCCAAGTGGAAGGCAGCGTGTACTCTGGCCTCCAAGGGCAAGACCATGGCTTACAGCTCCTACAG GTCGGAGGTGAAGAACATCCAGTCGTTCCTGCAGATGAAGAGTCTGGCGCCCCCCCCTGGTCAGTCTGCTCCAGACCTGGATGCCATGGAGATGAACGCTGAGTGCTTTGTCTCTCCTAGATACACCAAGAGGTACAAGCCCAAACAG CTGACAGCGAGGATCCTGGAGGCCCATCAGAAcattgccagtctctctctcaatgAAGCTAAAATGCGCTTCATCCATGCCTGGCAGTCCCTGGCCGAGTTTGGTATCAAATACTACATTGTCAG gttcCGAGGCAGTAAGAAGGATGAGCTGATGGGTATCTCCTATAACCGTCTGGTCCGTATTGACATGTCCACTGGCCTGCCTGTCACCACCTGGAGATTCGCCAACATGAAACAGTGGAATGTCAACTGGGAGATCAGACAG GTGGCCATAGAGTTTGACCAGAATGTGTCGATAGCCTTCTCCTGTGTGAGCTGTGACTGTAAGGTGGTCCATGAGTACATAGGAGGATACATCTTCCTCTCAACACGCTCCAAAGACCAGAACGAGACACTGGATGAGGAACTCTTCCACAAACTCACTGGAGGGCAGGAATGA